The genomic interval TCTTCTCTTGAAATGCATGATGGATGGCGAGGATTAGTTGGATTAATTATTAGTCCTGGCGCAGGACTGGTTTTCTTCTTCCCTTTGGCAATCTTATTGCCATGGGGCTTCAAATACTTGACGAATCAAAACAAAGGACTAGCTATTCTATTTGCTTATATAATCATAATAAACTGGATATATGTAGGAACATTATCTTTTGATTTTGAACCTTTTTCTTGGAGTGGTGGGGTTGCATGGGGGCCTAGATATTTGATACCTATACTACCATTTATCGCTTTAGCCATTGGGAGTGTTTTTATGAAGCTAAGTCAAAGATTAAACCTAAAAGTTATCGCAATAGCTTCGTTAAGTATTGCGGGTTTTATTGTAAACTTGCTTGGAAAACTAGTTTGGTATCAATATGGAATAATGTATGGATGGGAAAGAGAAAGTTTGTCAACGTTACCAAACAGCATAGACATAATGACATGGAATCCTTATTACTCTCCAATAATTTTACATGCTAAAGCGTTAATTGACGGCTATGTTGGCACGATTCAGCCAGAAATGTATGACGGCACTTCATGGAATTGGGTCGCTTATGGATTAGCTCCATGTTCAATTGATGGATATATTTATTGTACTTTTGGATCAATATTCATTGTGATCATATTGTTGATAACGGCATTTATCGCTGTAGTCTTAATGAAAGAAATTCGTCTCTTGAAAAAACCTTTTAACAATTCTTTACTCAAGAATCGACATAACAGAAGATGATTCATAATTTGTATTTTAGATATTCTTTGAATTAGGGACCTACCATTGATTATAAATACTATTCATATTTCTACAGAAATAACATTCCTTATATGCGATGACTTGCTATACAATAAAAAAGTCTATGGATATTGATGCCGGACACTATACAGGCCATGAAAACTTAGAACTAATATCACAAAGTCATCGTTTTAATGATTGGATGTACGAAGAAATATTGCCTTCATTATATGGTGATATTCTTGAAATAGGTAGTGGTATAGGAACATTTTCCGAAAAATTGATTAATGATTTCCCTAAATCTAATTTGACATTTACCGACATCTCACCTGTGTATGTCGAATTATTAAAGAAAAAATTTGATTCATCTAATAAAAATATGGCAGTATATAGATTAGATCTTAATGAGAGAATAGACTATGAAAAAATAGGTTATAAAAAGTTTGATTCAATTTTGGCAGTGAATGTTTTGGAGCATGTGGAGAATGATGAATTTGCATTTACCCAGTTATACGATATGCTCAATGAGAAAGGAACTCTAGTTGTTTTAGTTCCATGTCATAAATTTCTATATAATGTTATTGATAAAAATATTGGCCATTATCGAAGATATACCAAAAAAGAATTAGAACATAAAGTTAGAAAAGCTGGATTTATTGTTGACGAGACATTTTATTTTAATACCGTGGGATTAATAGGATGGTATCTAAATGGTAACTTGCTTATGAATCCAAGAGTAAGTGGAACTGGACTCAAGGTATTGGATACCGTTGTTCCAGTGCTAAAGTATGCTGAAAGACTATTCGGCAAAAGAATTGGTTTATCTATTATATGTTATGCTAAGAAGAAATAGCTTTGTATTGCTTAATTAGGTAAATATCTTTTGGATTATAATAGGAATTGGACGTGTTTAAAGCTTCATATCATACCGTATGATTCTTGAATTCATCCCAATAAAATTTCATAATTTATGGAAGGATTGGGGATTGTTTATATGTCTCTACACATGGTAAAACCATGGTCGAACCTAGTCACTTTAGCTAGAGTCGTGTTCAAATTTGAATTGAATTGTCCTAACATAGCCATTAATTATTGAAAAAGAGATGTGTGATAGTCATCAGATTCGCTATGAAGAATGGCTTTATTAGATTTTAGATTTTAGATTACAGCGATGATAAATAAGTTTTTGATTATTTCTTAATTTCGAAAAAGTATTTTTGGATTGAAATCATATTATTTTAAGCTTTGTTCCGTGAACTGATAAAATATGATTACTTGTTTTATAGAATCTTAGAAAAATATTAATCTTCTTATACATCAGTTCAATTATGACACTTCCTAAAGGATATGTAATACCTAATAAAGAAGCAGAAGAAAAGACCAAAAGAGAAGCAGAAGAAAAGACCAAAAGAGAAGCAGAAGAAAAGACCAAAAGAGAAGCAGAAGAAAAGACCAAAAGAGAAGCAGAAGAAAAGACCCGATCAAAGACTGTTGATCCAGCTCTAGTCAAACCAGAAGGAACTCCAGCTCTAGTCAAACCAGAAGGAACTCCAGCTCTAGTCAAACCAGAAAGTAGTCAAATGAATTTAACAACTACAGATTCAGGTAACGTTATGAACTATTACTTATTGTGGGACCAATTACGTGAAGCTTATCTTCAAACCATGAAGGAAGCAACCTCTTCATACTTCAGATTGCTAGATTTTTGGTCGCAGTCTAGGGGTCAAAAATAATGATAATAATATCATTTTGATTCAATTATCATCTTCAGTTTCTTTTTTTATGAGTATAAATCAAGTTCGTTGTCAGAATTAACAATCTTGTAGATCTGTTGTGACAAGTCACTAGTATTTACATTCTTATTTATCAATAAAAACAAAATATGTTCTTTTACTGGTATTATCAATATTCTGAGTGAACTGTACTCGTAACATATGGAGTTTAAGTTACCAAAAGAAGATGAGAAACCTTTCCTTAAATCAACTGCATATGCAGATTCAGAGATAATTAATTCGGCATTTCTTCCTTTTAAATGCTTATCTAATTCATCTCTTTGACTGCTGATATTTAAATGCCCAGATTTTTCAATAATTCCACTAAATAAGATATTATCATTTAAATCGAGTATGCTTTTTGTAAATTGCTCCGCCTTCATACAGTTACAATAATGTAATAAACATATAGCCTTTTATGAATTTTCGATTTATCGCTTCTGTTTTTTAAATCTTTAACGAAATCATCATATAAGTCTAAAAGACAATATAACCATGGCTAACGATGCGTCATCATCTTCTACTTCTACAGACACCATTCCATATCCAACGTTGACTATTTTATACTTACCATCAGAAGCAAAATTAGCAGTCGAGGAGATAAGTCAAAAGTATAATAATATGACGGTCGAGGATT from Candidatus Nitrosocosmicus hydrocola carries:
- a CDS encoding class I SAM-dependent methyltransferase; translation: MDIDAGHYTGHENLELISQSHRFNDWMYEEILPSLYGDILEIGSGIGTFSEKLINDFPKSNLTFTDISPVYVELLKKKFDSSNKNMAVYRLDLNERIDYEKIGYKKFDSILAVNVLEHVENDEFAFTQLYDMLNEKGTLVVLVPCHKFLYNVIDKNIGHYRRYTKKELEHKVRKAGFIVDETFYFNTVGLIGWYLNGNLLMNPRVSGTGLKVLDTVVPVLKYAERLFGKRIGLSIICYAKKK